A window of Actinomycetota bacterium contains these coding sequences:
- a CDS encoding phage tail protein: MRAMDEALLSPHPLGQLLPAIYFEDEFTQKFTQGLDSVVASLLSTLDNLESYFDPDLSPADFIHWLSGWVGLAGEPSDTVEGRREMIKRAVEIYRLRGTVKGLTDHIALAFGVTPEIRETGGVSTSSTSRSALPGSEVGELVVIMRVPDPAAFNRSGLDGFVRANKPAHLPHRIEVLAPGETPGRSPRGGPQSPSPARGDGKGDGKVPEVRRPLYRGYGPVRRGDE; the protein is encoded by the coding sequence ATGAGGGCAATGGACGAGGCTCTTTTGAGCCCCCACCCGCTCGGCCAGCTCCTGCCGGCGATTTATTTCGAGGACGAGTTCACCCAGAAGTTCACGCAAGGACTGGACTCGGTGGTCGCTTCGCTGCTTTCCACGCTCGACAACCTGGAGTCGTACTTCGACCCGGATCTGTCGCCCGCCGACTTCATCCACTGGCTCTCGGGGTGGGTCGGCCTGGCGGGCGAGCCGTCCGACACGGTTGAGGGGCGGCGGGAGATGATCAAACGGGCGGTGGAGATCTACCGGTTGCGGGGCACGGTGAAAGGGCTGACCGACCACATCGCCCTGGCTTTCGGGGTCACGCCGGAGATCCGGGAGACCGGCGGGGTCTCCACCTCGAGCACCAGCCGGTCGGCGCTCCCCGGGTCGGAGGTGGGCGAGTTGGTGGTGATCATGCGGGTGCCCGACCCCGCGGCGTTCAACCGGAGCGGGCTCGACGGGTTCGTCCGGGCGAACAAGCCTGCCCACCTGCCCCACCGGATCGAGGTGCTGGCGCCGGGCGAGACACCCGGCAGGTCTCCCAGGGGGGGCCCGCAGTCCCCGTCTCCGGCCCGGGGCGACGGGAAAGGCGACGGGAAGGTGCCTGAAGTGCGCCGGCCCCTCTACCGGGGCTACGGGCCGGTGCGGCGAGGAGACGAATGA
- a CDS encoding acyl-CoA desaturase encodes MTQAVAAPPAAKPTNKSITVVPSERTLKLERRLALVVTVLPFIGAAIGIPLLWGRGVTALDLGLFFVFYVITGMGITVGFHRMLTHRSFETTGPIKVALAIAGSMALQGPVIRWVADHRRHHAYADKPGDPHSPHLTEHAGVKGVLSGLWHAHTGWFFDSEKTNIKKFAPDLVADKAIRKVDKNFPAIALTSFLLPGVLGLVITRSWMGGLTAFVWGGLARIFFLHHVTWSINSICHFYGTRPFKSKDLSTNNWAMALLSFGEGWHNTHHAFPTSYKHGLRKFDFDPSAWFISGLKMLGLARNVKKPTREQMAAKRA; translated from the coding sequence ATGACTCAAGCCGTTGCTGCTCCCCCCGCAGCGAAACCGACCAACAAGAGCATTACGGTAGTCCCCTCCGAGCGCACTCTGAAGCTCGAACGCCGGCTCGCACTTGTGGTCACCGTCCTGCCGTTCATCGGCGCCGCCATCGGGATTCCGCTTCTCTGGGGCCGCGGCGTCACGGCACTGGACCTGGGCCTCTTCTTCGTCTTCTACGTCATCACGGGCATGGGCATCACCGTGGGATTCCACCGGATGTTGACCCACCGCAGCTTTGAGACCACCGGCCCGATCAAGGTCGCCCTCGCGATCGCCGGCTCTATGGCGCTGCAGGGCCCGGTCATCCGCTGGGTTGCCGACCACCGCCGCCACCACGCCTACGCCGACAAGCCGGGCGACCCCCACTCCCCGCACCTCACCGAGCACGCAGGCGTAAAGGGAGTCCTGAGCGGCCTGTGGCACGCCCACACCGGCTGGTTCTTCGACTCTGAGAAGACCAACATCAAAAAGTTCGCCCCGGACCTGGTCGCCGACAAGGCCATCCGCAAGGTCGACAAGAACTTCCCCGCCATCGCACTCACCTCGTTCCTGCTCCCCGGCGTCCTCGGACTGGTCATCACCCGCAGCTGGATGGGCGGCCTGACCGCATTTGTCTGGGGCGGCCTGGCACGCATCTTCTTCCTGCACCACGTAACCTGGAGCATCAACTCCATCTGCCACTTCTACGGAACCCGCCCGTTCAAGAGCAAGGACCTGTCGACGAACAACTGGGCCATGGCGCTGCTGAGCTTCGGTGAGGGCTGGCACAACACGCACCACGCCTTCCCGACCTCCTACAAGCACGGGCTCCGCAAGTTCGACTTCGACCCCAGCGCCTGGTTCATCTCGGGCCTGAAGATGCTCGGCCTCGCCCGCAACGTCAAGAAGCCCACCCGGGAACAGATGGCGGCCAAGCGCGCTTAA
- a CDS encoding iron-containing redox enzyme family protein, with protein MGINAIVKERHLLTHPFYVKWSQGKVTLDTLQEYSKQYYHYEKALPGFLTAAMDHIDDESARAAVNEVFIDESSNPRPHAEMWLDFAAGLGVSEAEVKASSPSCQTRNLVETYTSLCNRGQEEAIGALYAYESQQPEVAQTKADGLIAHYGVNSTPALAFFKLHAVLDIQHAKALRGALIDSELGRESAHLALDAWWGMLDQFNH; from the coding sequence GTGGGTATAAACGCCATCGTTAAAGAACGGCATCTGCTGACCCACCCGTTTTACGTCAAATGGAGTCAAGGCAAGGTCACGCTCGATACCCTTCAGGAGTACTCCAAGCAGTACTACCACTACGAAAAGGCGCTTCCCGGATTCCTCACCGCTGCCATGGACCACATCGACGACGAGTCCGCTCGGGCCGCCGTCAACGAAGTTTTCATCGACGAGTCCTCCAACCCCCGGCCCCACGCCGAGATGTGGCTGGACTTCGCCGCGGGCCTGGGGGTCTCCGAGGCTGAGGTCAAAGCCTCCAGCCCCTCATGCCAGACCAGGAACCTGGTCGAGACCTACACCTCGCTCTGCAACCGGGGCCAGGAAGAGGCAATCGGCGCCCTCTACGCCTACGAGTCCCAGCAGCCCGAGGTGGCTCAGACCAAAGCCGACGGCCTGATCGCCCACTACGGAGTCAACTCGACCCCGGCACTGGCATTCTTCAAACTCCACGCGGTACTGGACATCCAGCACGCCAAGGCCCTGCGCGGGGCCCTGATTGACTCCGAGCTCGGACGCGAGTCCGCTCACCTGGCATTGGACGCCTGGTGGGGAATGCTCGACCAGTTCAACCACTAG
- a CDS encoding YciI family protein: MKYMLIMRADDEAYAGMGDIDFNEMLETIGRYNQEMIKAGVLVAAEGLDDAAGGVVVDYSADPPVVTDGPYGETKELFGGFYILNVASIQEAIEWAKRSPITGPGFKTEIRRVTTIDEFPQDNEWIRKEREWRESNGQL, encoded by the coding sequence ATGAAGTACATGCTGATCATGCGGGCCGACGACGAGGCCTACGCCGGGATGGGAGACATCGACTTCAACGAGATGCTCGAGACCATCGGCAGGTACAACCAGGAGATGATCAAGGCCGGCGTGCTGGTAGCCGCCGAAGGACTCGACGACGCAGCCGGCGGTGTGGTCGTCGACTACTCGGCCGACCCGCCGGTGGTCACCGATGGACCGTACGGGGAGACCAAGGAGCTGTTCGGCGGCTTCTACATCCTGAACGTTGCCTCGATCCAGGAGGCGATCGAGTGGGCCAAGCGGTCGCCGATCACCGGCCCGGGCTTCAAGACGGAGATCCGCCGGGTCACGACCATCGACGAGTTCCCGCAGGACAACGAGTGGATTCGCAAGGAGCGGGAGTGGCGCGAGTCCAACGGACAGCTCTAG
- a CDS encoding TetR/AcrR family transcriptional regulator: MPFGSQLSTAASAPRARMTGHQRREQLLNVGRELFAERGFEATSIEEIAQRAKVSKPVVYEHFGGKEGLYAVVVDREMQQLLERVTNALVATHPRAMLEQAAVALLTYIEDKPEGFRILVRDSPVASSSGNFASLLSDIASQVEHIVANEFKNLDFDPKMAVLYSHALVGMVALVGQWWLEAERPSKDKVAAHLVNLAWNGLSRLDPHPKLGPPDGVADDGRGGSEKSK; this comes from the coding sequence ATGCCGTTTGGCAGCCAATTGAGCACTGCGGCCTCTGCGCCGCGTGCTCGCATGACCGGCCACCAGCGGCGCGAACAACTTCTGAACGTAGGCCGGGAGCTTTTCGCCGAGCGGGGATTCGAAGCCACCTCCATCGAGGAGATCGCCCAGCGCGCCAAGGTCTCCAAGCCCGTCGTCTACGAACACTTCGGCGGCAAAGAGGGGCTCTACGCCGTGGTCGTGGACCGCGAGATGCAGCAGCTGCTGGAACGGGTCACCAACGCGCTGGTCGCAACCCACCCCCGGGCGATGCTCGAGCAGGCCGCCGTGGCGCTGCTCACCTACATCGAGGACAAGCCCGAGGGCTTTCGCATCCTGGTCCGGGATTCTCCCGTCGCCAGCTCATCGGGCAACTTCGCCAGCCTGCTGAGCGACATCGCCTCCCAGGTCGAGCACATCGTGGCCAACGAGTTCAAGAACCTCGACTTCGACCCGAAGATGGCGGTGCTGTACTCGCACGCCCTGGTGGGCATGGTCGCTCTGGTCGGCCAGTGGTGGCTGGAGGCCGAGCGGCCGAGCAAGGACAAGGTCGCCGCCCACCTGGTGAACCTGGCGTGGAACGGCCTCAGCCGCCTGGACCCGCACCCGAAGCTGGGACCGCCGGACGGAGTGGCAGACGATGGCCGGGGCGGTTCAGAA
- a CDS encoding succinate dehydrogenase iron-sulfur subunit: MLPVALKVQRRSPDTEPYWAAYEVEVEDNGRVLDALHQIKWHQDGSLSFRRSCAHGVCGSDAMMINGVNRLACAVLCRDLEQPITVEPIRGMKVEKDLIVDMDPFFDAYKAVKPWLITDGPAPVKERVQSPEQRRRFDDTTKCILCAACTTSCPIYWADDRYVGPAAIVNAHRFIYDSRDEGGAERLELLSSSDGAFRCRTTFNCTDACPRGIKVTEAIQDVKRSIVRKKI, translated from the coding sequence GTGCTTCCCGTCGCGCTCAAAGTCCAACGCCGCAGCCCCGACACCGAGCCCTACTGGGCGGCCTACGAGGTGGAGGTCGAGGACAATGGGCGCGTCCTGGACGCCCTTCACCAGATCAAGTGGCACCAGGACGGGTCGCTCAGCTTCCGCCGGTCGTGCGCCCACGGAGTGTGCGGGTCGGACGCCATGATGATCAACGGGGTCAACCGGCTGGCGTGCGCGGTGCTGTGCCGGGACCTGGAGCAGCCGATCACGGTCGAGCCAATCCGGGGAATGAAGGTCGAGAAGGACCTGATCGTCGACATGGACCCGTTCTTCGACGCCTACAAGGCGGTCAAACCCTGGCTGATCACCGACGGCCCGGCGCCGGTGAAGGAGCGGGTTCAGTCTCCGGAACAGCGGAGGCGCTTCGACGACACCACCAAATGCATCCTGTGCGCCGCGTGCACCACCTCGTGCCCGATCTACTGGGCGGACGACCGGTACGTGGGACCGGCGGCGATAGTCAACGCCCACCGGTTCATCTACGACTCCCGGGACGAGGGAGGAGCCGAGCGCCTCGAGCTGCTCAGCTCATCCGACGGGGCGTTCCGGTGCCGGACGACCTTCAACTGCACCGACGCCTGCCCCCGGGGAATCAAGGTCACCGAGGCGATTCAAGACGTCAAGCGGAGCATCGTCAGAAAGAAGATCTAG
- a CDS encoding sigma-70 family RNA polymerase sigma factor: MVDPTGREAVAAVWRIESARIVGALSRYTGDFALAEDLAQEALAEALVNWPLDGVPRNPAGWLLTVGRRRAIDAYRRRSALDTRYAALAQDLDEGGAASGAPAASDGEADGVLWDPDQIDDDVLSLMFISCHPVLSREARVALTLRVVGGLTSDQIAKAFLVPTATVQARITRAKKTLAAAQVPFRLPDAEERAARLGSVLSVIYLIFTEASSATSGKDLIQVDLASEAQRLCRVLAQLLPGEPEVHGLLALLELTAARFPARTGPDGEPVLLDDQDRSRWDHSAILRGRAALARAAQIGRGLGYYGLQAAIAECHAVAESVGDTNWERVVLLYEALGRLAPSPIVELNRAVAVSMAQGAAAALQVVDELVAAGTLAQSHLLPSVRGELLSRLGRTDEARDELSLAVGLCGNEREKKLLERKITRLAQSGD, translated from the coding sequence GTGGTCGATCCCACCGGGCGTGAGGCGGTCGCCGCGGTGTGGCGAATCGAGTCGGCACGCATCGTGGGTGCGCTCTCCAGGTACACCGGCGACTTTGCCCTCGCCGAGGACCTCGCCCAGGAGGCGCTCGCCGAGGCGCTGGTGAACTGGCCGCTCGACGGGGTTCCCCGCAACCCCGCCGGGTGGCTGCTCACCGTTGGCCGGCGACGTGCGATCGACGCATACCGAAGGCGCTCGGCTCTGGACACCAGGTATGCCGCCCTCGCCCAGGACCTGGATGAGGGCGGCGCCGCGTCGGGGGCGCCGGCCGCATCGGACGGGGAGGCGGACGGCGTCCTGTGGGACCCGGATCAAATCGACGACGACGTGCTTTCGCTGATGTTCATCTCGTGCCACCCGGTCCTTTCGCGTGAAGCGAGAGTGGCGCTCACCCTGCGGGTGGTCGGCGGGTTGACCAGCGACCAGATAGCCAAAGCGTTCCTCGTCCCGACCGCCACCGTCCAGGCCCGGATTACCCGGGCAAAAAAGACGCTTGCGGCAGCTCAGGTGCCGTTCCGGCTGCCCGATGCCGAGGAACGGGCCGCACGCCTGGGCTCGGTACTTAGCGTCATCTACCTGATTTTTACCGAGGCATCGTCGGCGACCTCCGGCAAAGATCTCATTCAGGTCGACCTGGCGAGCGAAGCGCAGCGCCTGTGCCGCGTTCTCGCACAACTTTTGCCCGGCGAACCGGAGGTCCACGGTTTGCTGGCGCTGCTCGAGTTGACCGCGGCGCGCTTCCCGGCGCGTACCGGCCCGGACGGCGAGCCGGTGCTTCTTGATGACCAGGACCGGAGCCGCTGGGATCACTCTGCGATCCTCCGCGGGCGTGCGGCGCTGGCCCGGGCGGCACAGATCGGAAGGGGGCTGGGCTACTACGGCCTGCAGGCTGCGATCGCCGAGTGCCACGCCGTGGCGGAGTCGGTGGGCGACACGAACTGGGAGCGGGTGGTTCTGCTCTACGAGGCCCTGGGACGGCTGGCGCCCTCCCCGATCGTCGAACTCAACCGGGCGGTAGCCGTCTCGATGGCGCAGGGGGCGGCCGCTGCGCTGCAAGTGGTCGACGAGCTCGTGGCCGCAGGCACACTGGCACAGTCCCACCTGCTCCCGAGCGTGCGCGGGGAACTGCTCAGCCGCTTGGGCCGCACCGACGAGGCACGTGACGAACTGTCGCTCGCCGTCGGGCTGTGCGGCAACGAGCGCGAGAAGAAACTGCTCGAGCGAAAGATCACCCGGCTCGCTCAATCGGGCGACTGA
- a CDS encoding putative baseplate assembly protein, with the protein MTLPAPNLDDRRFQELVDEAKRMVQRRCPEWTDHNVSDPGVTLIETFAYMVDQLIYRVNRVPDRMYIKFLDLLGVQMFPPTAANTDVTFWLSAPQAVDVTIPPGTSVATVRTETEEAVSFSVTRELVIPPVQVARLATSTSDSVIRDHTDRFSLGVGFDAFGENPRPGDAMCLGLSRTSPSCVLLIRFDCEVRGLGIDPTQPPIRWETWSGTDWLRCEVLKDGTGGLNRPGDVLLHLPQTQVLSTIGGHSAAWLRCRIIEAPGEPGYSASPRIRKLVVASMGGTTRATNAESVENEILGVSEGVPGQRFALRRAPVVPFEEPAVLDVSGPDGWEPWTEVTSFATSRPDDRHFLLEASTGHVVLGPAVRERDGTLRQFGAIPVTGSALRLRSYRTGGGRKGNVAAGAISVLKTSIPFIARVENRTLGTGGVDGEDIESVKVRGPLLLRSRDRAVTPEDFEYLVREVAPEIARVRCLPAGGRNPAGAVRVLVVPGVQTDNVLDLTQAQLIPPAETMQRIQQYLERRRIIGVRVVIEPPQYRGITVVARLRSSWRASPEEVKSAATEALHRYLHPIIGGPDGTGWIFGRPINVSEIQGVLDDVPETDVITDVLLFAADPATGKRTERALQRFPIEPDELPLSYIHQVFVDGAGED; encoded by the coding sequence ATGACCCTTCCCGCACCCAATCTGGACGACCGGCGGTTCCAGGAGCTGGTCGACGAGGCCAAGCGTATGGTCCAGCGCCGCTGCCCGGAGTGGACCGACCACAACGTCTCGGACCCCGGCGTCACCCTGATCGAGACCTTCGCCTACATGGTCGACCAGCTCATCTACCGGGTTAACCGGGTCCCGGACCGGATGTACATCAAGTTCCTGGACCTGCTCGGTGTTCAGATGTTTCCCCCGACCGCGGCCAACACCGACGTCACCTTCTGGCTGTCCGCCCCCCAGGCGGTCGACGTCACGATTCCCCCCGGCACCAGCGTCGCCACCGTCAGGACCGAGACCGAGGAGGCAGTCAGCTTCTCGGTGACCCGCGAGCTGGTCATCCCCCCGGTCCAGGTCGCCCGGCTTGCGACCTCCACCAGCGACTCGGTGATCCGGGACCACACGGACCGGTTCTCACTCGGGGTCGGATTCGATGCCTTCGGCGAAAACCCCCGCCCCGGCGACGCCATGTGCCTGGGGCTCTCCCGCACCTCCCCGTCTTGCGTGCTGCTCATCAGGTTCGACTGCGAGGTCCGGGGCCTGGGCATCGACCCCACCCAACCCCCGATCCGGTGGGAGACGTGGTCGGGGACCGACTGGCTCCGCTGCGAGGTGCTGAAGGACGGAACCGGGGGCCTCAACCGTCCGGGCGACGTCCTGCTCCACCTACCGCAAACCCAGGTGCTGTCGACGATCGGCGGCCACAGCGCCGCCTGGCTGCGCTGCCGGATCATCGAAGCCCCCGGGGAGCCGGGATACAGCGCCTCCCCGCGCATCCGCAAACTGGTGGTTGCGTCGATGGGGGGCACCACCCGGGCGACGAACGCCGAGTCGGTCGAAAACGAGATCCTCGGGGTCTCGGAGGGGGTTCCCGGACAGCGGTTCGCACTGCGCCGGGCGCCGGTCGTGCCCTTCGAGGAGCCCGCGGTTCTGGACGTCTCCGGCCCCGACGGCTGGGAGCCCTGGACCGAGGTGACCAGCTTCGCCACTAGCCGACCGGACGACCGGCATTTCCTGCTCGAGGCCAGCACCGGCCACGTTGTGCTGGGCCCGGCGGTCCGGGAGCGCGACGGGACACTCCGCCAGTTCGGTGCCATCCCGGTCACGGGCTCCGCCCTTCGCCTGCGCTCGTACCGGACCGGCGGCGGCCGCAAGGGAAACGTCGCCGCCGGCGCAATCAGCGTGCTCAAGACCTCGATACCGTTCATCGCCCGGGTTGAAAATCGGACCCTGGGCACCGGCGGGGTCGACGGCGAGGACATCGAGTCGGTCAAGGTGCGCGGTCCCCTGCTGCTGAGGAGCCGGGACCGGGCGGTTACGCCGGAGGACTTCGAGTACCTGGTCCGGGAGGTGGCGCCCGAGATCGCCCGGGTACGCTGCCTGCCCGCCGGGGGCAGGAACCCGGCCGGGGCAGTGCGGGTGCTGGTGGTCCCGGGCGTCCAGACCGACAACGTCCTGGACCTCACCCAGGCCCAGCTGATCCCGCCGGCGGAGACCATGCAGCGGATCCAGCAGTACCTCGAGCGGCGCCGGATCATCGGGGTTCGGGTGGTCATCGAGCCACCGCAGTATCGGGGCATCACGGTAGTGGCGCGGCTTCGGTCGAGCTGGCGGGCCAGCCCTGAGGAGGTCAAGAGCGCAGCGACCGAGGCACTGCACCGCTATCTGCATCCGATCATCGGGGGGCCGGACGGCACCGGCTGGATCTTCGGCCGGCCGATCAACGTCTCGGAGATCCAGGGGGTCCTCGACGACGTGCCGGAGACCGACGTCATCACCGACGTCCTGCTCTTCGCCGCCGACCCGGCCACCGGCAAGCGCACCGAACGGGCGCTGCAGCGCTTTCCAATCGAACCCGATGAGCTGCCGCTGTCGTACATCCACCAGGTCTTCGTCGACGGAGCCGGGGAGGACTGA
- a CDS encoding choice-of-anchor D domain-containing protein: MTACRFCGFQNAPGTKFCNNCGSYQWDATEFESPAPPERPAGRPEPNGEPGAARPDPADSPERPAIRIISGRARQARPQPEPPPGPPSGPPPGAAPGPPPGPPPGAQSRPGAEAPTAVMQDVPPRREVPGRVAGRVAVAVFLPTPELQVEPPNVVTCEIRVKNIGALVDRFTLTVEGPAAQWATIDPPSLNLYPESEPAIALLSFQPPRAPNTPPGLATFLVRATSREDPSVSETAAGALMVDPYVDVTTTLVPVSSRGKKGALHELNLRNRGNGFVDAALSAGDPDNQLDCAVQPPVLSVNPGDYEIARVQVTPRKRKWLGPPQMRTFAVEGQIENGPPLRVDGRHEQIAMIPAWMVKFALLVVVPLLIFLVYLLTTAKIPPVIRLTQAEAETRLLDAGFDPSFSNVASEDIAAGRVVSTEPPREGRIRKGTDVAVFVSAGPDPLTVPDLKGLDAGVARSQLLTLGLTSRSQVEDDDSVGPGQVFDSDPAAGELVPREAQVVLKVAPGGSNPANRGIVDFGPVDPATGFPSWYQDGTKSGLRLALCLDGAPLCSNSLEAFPGSPPDGTANYWSAAIEPFSSPLNQGNITFRSAVVAAFGATGEAGCAPRSCAERTYSLIEVLADAGALTPGGTYRITHPFGTSTITANSSGGITAEIGREEVGCFSSPPEECAWEVVQTGRVGPFLTWADEAPPAGFVGDASTPHKVTGSPTGNNLVKITGPGLGDGLSTDQFVVEGKVSVSSTPPPGQAGVNPDPPNLVVPVQRAGVASPPQTVTLQNHGDGNLKISDIQVVGTNNEDWKLSAQNCTGQTIPGGGSCEVKVIVTPSADGPTNGELTVVSNAFGNPHKVALSGTGQAAGVEAAPPELDLGTSPAGVTTAPKNVTIKNSGTADLVVARAEITGPNAGDFLLTSNACNAKVAPGKDCLIKVSFKPSTGGKRSAQLSVTSDAPVAGTVNNIALTGTGQASSSKLAPTSLAITGDKPGTVTLSSAGTSDLKVGSIKVEGPGAANFTPGGTCAAGGTVAPGATCTVVVTLTSNLLDLTCVKGTLVIKTDDPSAAEHRVDLVGRGPLALSC; encoded by the coding sequence ATGACCGCCTGCCGGTTCTGCGGCTTCCAAAACGCCCCCGGCACCAAGTTCTGCAACAACTGCGGCTCCTACCAGTGGGACGCAACAGAGTTTGAGTCTCCGGCCCCGCCGGAGCGTCCGGCAGGAAGGCCCGAGCCCAACGGCGAGCCGGGGGCCGCCAGACCGGACCCCGCAGATTCGCCCGAACGGCCGGCGATCCGGATAATCTCCGGCCGGGCCCGTCAAGCCAGGCCCCAGCCGGAGCCACCTCCGGGGCCACCCTCAGGGCCACCTCCCGGGGCAGCGCCGGGGCCGCCGCCGGGGCCACCGCCGGGAGCGCAGTCCCGGCCCGGAGCCGAAGCTCCCACTGCGGTCATGCAGGATGTGCCACCGCGCCGGGAGGTCCCGGGCAGGGTTGCCGGGCGGGTGGCGGTCGCGGTGTTCCTTCCCACACCCGAGCTCCAGGTCGAGCCCCCGAACGTCGTCACCTGCGAGATCCGGGTCAAGAACATCGGAGCGCTCGTCGATCGTTTCACCCTGACCGTGGAGGGACCGGCAGCTCAGTGGGCCACCATCGACCCGCCGAGCCTGAACCTCTACCCGGAGAGCGAGCCGGCCATCGCCCTGTTGTCGTTCCAGCCGCCGCGCGCTCCGAACACGCCTCCCGGCCTGGCCACCTTCCTGGTCCGGGCAACCTCCCGGGAAGACCCGTCGGTCTCGGAAACGGCGGCCGGTGCCCTGATGGTGGACCCCTACGTCGACGTGACCACAACGCTGGTTCCGGTGAGCTCGCGGGGCAAAAAGGGAGCCCTGCACGAGCTGAACCTGCGCAACCGGGGCAACGGCTTCGTCGACGCCGCCCTGTCGGCCGGCGACCCAGACAACCAGCTCGATTGTGCAGTCCAGCCTCCGGTGCTCTCGGTCAACCCCGGGGACTACGAAATCGCCCGCGTGCAGGTGACGCCCCGCAAGAGAAAGTGGCTCGGACCACCGCAGATGAGGACGTTCGCGGTCGAGGGACAGATCGAAAACGGCCCACCTCTCCGGGTGGACGGGAGGCACGAGCAGATTGCGATGATCCCCGCGTGGATGGTCAAATTCGCGCTCCTTGTGGTGGTGCCGTTGTTGATATTCCTGGTTTACCTGCTGACCACAGCCAAGATCCCCCCGGTCATCCGCCTTACCCAGGCCGAGGCCGAGACCCGCCTGCTGGACGCGGGGTTCGACCCGAGCTTCAGCAACGTCGCCAGCGAAGACATCGCCGCCGGGCGGGTCGTGAGCACCGAACCGCCCCGGGAGGGCCGGATTCGCAAGGGCACCGACGTCGCCGTCTTCGTGTCGGCCGGGCCTGACCCGCTCACCGTGCCCGACCTCAAGGGGCTGGACGCCGGAGTCGCCCGGTCCCAGCTTCTGACCCTCGGACTCACCTCCCGTTCGCAGGTCGAGGACGACGACTCGGTTGGGCCGGGGCAGGTCTTCGACAGCGATCCGGCCGCCGGCGAGCTGGTTCCCCGGGAGGCCCAGGTGGTCCTGAAGGTCGCCCCCGGCGGGTCGAACCCGGCGAACCGGGGGATCGTGGACTTCGGGCCGGTCGACCCCGCCACCGGCTTCCCGTCCTGGTACCAGGACGGCACCAAGTCGGGCCTGCGGCTTGCGTTGTGCCTGGACGGCGCGCCCCTGTGCTCCAACTCCCTGGAGGCGTTCCCGGGGAGCCCCCCGGACGGCACGGCCAACTACTGGTCGGCGGCCATCGAGCCCTTCAGCAGCCCGCTCAACCAGGGGAACATCACCTTCCGGTCGGCGGTTGTGGCCGCCTTCGGCGCGACCGGCGAAGCCGGCTGCGCCCCGAGGTCGTGCGCCGAGCGAACCTACAGCCTGATCGAGGTCCTCGCCGACGCCGGCGCCCTCACACCGGGCGGCACCTACCGGATCACCCACCCCTTCGGGACCAGCACGATCACCGCCAACTCCTCGGGCGGCATCACGGCCGAGATCGGTCGGGAGGAGGTCGGCTGCTTCTCCAGCCCGCCGGAGGAGTGCGCCTGGGAGGTGGTCCAGACCGGCCGCGTCGGACCGTTCCTCACCTGGGCCGACGAGGCACCGCCGGCCGGCTTCGTCGGGGACGCCTCCACTCCTCACAAGGTCACCGGAAGTCCCACCGGTAACAACCTCGTGAAGATCACCGGGCCGGGCCTGGGCGACGGCCTCTCCACCGACCAGTTCGTGGTCGAGGGCAAGGTCTCGGTCAGCTCCACTCCCCCTCCGGGACAGGCGGGCGTCAACCCCGACCCGCCCAACCTGGTGGTTCCGGTCCAGCGGGCCGGGGTCGCCAGCCCGCCCCAGACGGTCACACTGCAGAACCACGGCGACGGCAACCTCAAGATCTCCGATATCCAGGTCGTCGGGACCAACAACGAGGACTGGAAGCTGTCGGCGCAAAACTGCACCGGCCAGACGATCCCCGGCGGGGGGTCGTGCGAGGTGAAGGTGATAGTCACCCCATCGGCCGACGGACCGACCAACGGCGAGCTGACAGTGGTCTCCAACGCCTTCGGCAACCCCCACAAGGTGGCGCTCTCCGGAACCGGCCAGGCGGCCGGGGTCGAGGCGGCGCCGCCCGAGCTGGATCTCGGCACGTCGCCGGCCGGGGTCACCACCGCGCCCAAGAACGTCACCATCAAGAACTCCGGGACGGCCGACCTGGTGGTTGCCCGGGCCGAGATAACCGGCCCCAACGCCGGCGATTTCCTGCTCACATCCAACGCCTGCAACGCCAAGGTGGCCCCCGGCAAGGACTGCCTGATCAAGGTCTCGTTCAAGCCGTCGACCGGAGGTAAACGCAGCGCCCAGCTGTCGGTTACCAGCGACGCCCCGGTGGCCGGCACCGTCAACAACATCGCCCTGACCGGAACCGGCCAGGCTTCGTCGTCGAAGCTGGCTCCAACCTCCCTCGCGATCACCGGCGACAAGCCGGGGACGGTCACCCTGTCCAGCGCCGGCACCTCGGACCTGAAGGTCGGCTCGATCAAGGTGGAAGGGCCCGGTGCCGCCAACTTCACCCCGGGCGGGACATGTGCAGCCGGAGGAACCGTCGCCCCGGGTGCGACGTGCACCGTCGTTGTGACGCTGACCTCAAACCTCCTCGACCTGACCTGCGTGAAGGGAACCCTGGTGATCAAGACCGACGACCCGAGTGCGGCGGAGCACCGGGTGGACCTCGTCGGACGGGGCCCCCTTGCCCTCAGTTGTTAG